TTAGAGGATCAGGTCAAAACAGCCCGACTACTGACCAATAAGATCAGTGGAAAAACCGAGacatcattcctacaggatcctaACACGGACAAAAGAATTTATGATTAagtgaaaaacaataaaaagcatTGGATATTTTTATAGGTCAGGAGAATTATTTGGTTGTTCAaggttttccattttttccctgcagctttaaaaaccaGAGGGAGAATTTAAGACACTAATTACATAACGATGATTATAGCTGCATTTTAACTGTGCAAAGATTCTTTCATTCCTGATTGTACTAATGCTTTTACACTTTTATTCCATCACTGTAGCTCATAATAACACAAGAGGATTTGTGATGATATAGAATAATTTTGACACACAGTTATTTATAGCCGTAGCCTTACTTTTTGGAAATTATTTCTAGAGTTCCTAAAGCTCCTTATTATTTCCTGGTTGCGTGATTATATTGTAAACATTTTACCTTGTTGTATAAAACAGCTCTGAGCACTTGAACTTCTCAGAGCTGGACAGGAAAAACCAGAGTTAACAGAGGCAGCTGCTAACCAGCTTTGTGATACCAGTTATTCGGGATCACCAATAAATACCTATTCAGCACTCACTTGGTAACAGTCTCCCTTCAGGTTGTCAAGGATATTGCCGCAGGTTTTTCTCATGTGCGTTTTGCACCCGTCGATCACCTTCTGGTCAATGTGCACCCTTCGTTAAGGAAGAATCAATCAGGTGAGGATGTTCAATAATACCTATTAGTAAAAAGCTGTGAAGGGGAAACTACATTGCTTATGGCAAAGTTAAAGTCACAATacaaagatagaaaaaaaaatcaacagaacaGAACCCGTAAAAGGATATCTCCACCATGGTGATCATCTTTGGCTTTTGTTTGACCACCTCAGCGAGGATgcctccatcacctcctcctaATATCAGCACCTCTTTTCCAGCATAATTCTCTTTTCCGCTACCTATGATGGCTTGGGTGTAGGCGAAATCACTCTCTGCCAGGTCTGCAGGGAAAGCGATTCATTTACACACTCATATGTGATAGAAACTAACACAGCAGCCATCATTAAACATACTGATGCAAGTATAACCAAATACATCACATTACACTTGacacattaaagtaaaaaaaaaaacaaaaaaacaaaaaaataagcaaaatcAGTTGATGGTATCCTGTGTCTCAAAATTACAAATAAGCCATGTACTGTAGTGTTGTATACACTTACTAACATCTCCATTGAGCACTAGGATATTTCCAAACTGCTGTGAGtgcaatatttttatgttttggtaTGCAGAATCTTCTTCATACACCACCCGGTCAATGTCATACTCAATCAGTCTGCCGTCAGCTGTTGGCCAGTATCGGTCCACTTTTGCCCCACGTACGAGGGCTGGGAGCCTTGAAGGGGTGAATGGTGTACAATACAATTAATTAATATTACTGCGACATGCAAGCTGCATGAAATATAATGATCACCTTTCTATAACATGAGCAAAGTCACAAACCTCCTGATGCTTACCTTTTGATCCTTGTAATATTGCCATTTAAGAGAACCTTTAGCTTCTTTTCCAGTGCATTTAAAAGCTGTGAAGAAACAGTTGAGTCTGAAACACCATAAAAGCTTAAGCGCACAGCAATGCAGCAGGTATATGGTTTACTGTTCACTGTGTCCTTGATATTCCACATCAAATAGAGGACGCACAAATGTGCCGTCTGTGGGAAAGAGTGTGTTTGGCACATGTGTAGGCAGTCATGTTGGACACTGGGCCTCATCTTATCTCTCACACATGCAAAAGCTATTTAAGAATGCAAGGTtctggtattattattattatcaatatgTCCTTGCCTATTTTTGTGTATAACTATCAAGGTATTACATCATTGGGcatgttgtgtattttctttctaaatCACCTACATTGTCTAGTTGTGCAATGTTGTCCTCTTCGTAGCACTGCAGATCAATGGTGACCAACCCATGGGAGTGCACACGCAGAACAACAAGCCTGAGGAACGCAAGAGGTTAAGATAAAGAGATGGAAGCAAAGCAATAAAGTACTTAGAACATTTGGCCTTGATACTTGATACCCGAAATCCCTGTTGCCTTGAAGTTTGCTGTGaaaggtttgttgttgttttctctttttcaaaaGTCTTTGAATGGTCTGAAGTTTTCACAGAGGAAGGAATCAACGCATCCTTACTCTCTATGTATGTACCCTGTGGTCACCTAAATATGGTTAAATATGTTGCTTCTGTGTCACACTCTTGCAGCATACTGCAAGAGTGTTGTGAAAACTTGTGAAAACAATCATTCATGCTGACACAAATTCCTCTCgacaacagctgctgtttttcatgatAAATGAAAGCACAAACAAGTGTTTTCAACTGAATTTAGTCACATATTTTGCTTTGTGTAACTACACGTTTGGGGCCATATTCATCAATCCTAACTTAATGATCATGTCTCTctcatttttggtttttaggGTAATTCACAGGGTAATTCACAAAGAATTGTG
This genomic stretch from Toxotes jaculatrix isolate fToxJac2 chromosome 12, fToxJac2.pri, whole genome shotgun sequence harbors:
- the sms gene encoding spermine synthase — translated: MALRHYTLDFSLSTAVDSASTVPGLLSLFHEQEMTETVHDTNGHGYLATFVGKNGRLVVLRVHSHGLVTIDLQCYEEDNIAQLDNLLNALEKKLKVLLNGNITRIKRLPALVRGAKVDRYWPTADGRLIEYDIDRVVYEEDSAYQNIKILHSQQFGNILVLNGDVNLAESDFAYTQAIIGSGKENYAGKEVLILGGGDGGILAEVVKQKPKMITMVEIDQKVIDGCKTHMRKTCGNILDNLKGDCYQILVEDCVPVLKKYVQEGRMFDYVINDLTAVPISTEPEEDSTWEFLRLILDLSIKVLHPTGKYFTQGNSVNLTEALSLYEEQLGKLSCPVDFSKEVVCVPSYLELWVFYTIWKK